The DNA region CCAGAGATACGCACCCGTCGTGGCACGGCGAGACTCGCTCCGGGCGACGCGCAGGAATCGACGGCGCAGCGACTCCGCTGCTGCGCGCGAGTCATAACCCTCGAACTGGACGATCGGCTTTGCGACCTCCCCGCGGACACCTGCGACCGTGAGCGGACCGACGTCGTCACACTCGAGAACGGCTCCGGCGCGGAAGCGATCGGCGACATCCGTGCGGGGATCGATGCGGACCTCGCCGCGAATGCCGTGCGGACCGAGGATGTAGCCGACGACGAGGTCGTCGTCGCTAATCGATCTCGAGGTTGACCTTGGTCCCATCGCGCGTCGCCATCACTTTCAGCAGCGCGCGGATGGCCTTGGCGATCCGGCCGCCGCGGCCGATGACCTTCCCGACGTCCGCTTCGCCGACCTGAAGGTGGAGCTTGATGAAGTCACCGTCGAGCTCTTCGGTGACAACGACTGCGTTCGGGTCCTCGACGAGCTGCTTCGCGACATGCTCGAGGAGCGTGCGCATCCGTGACGCCTCAGGCGCGCTCGGACCGCTCAACGGACGGTCGGCGGGACCTCGCTGTCGGCCAGGCCGCTCTTCACGAGGAGCGAGCGGGCGGTCGCAGTCGGGCGCGCGCCATTCTTGATCCAGTGGCGGGCGCGCTCGGGGTTGATCACGAGGTTGTCGGAGTCGCGCAGCGGGTCATAGTGGCCGATGGCTTCGATGAACTTCCCGTTGCGCGGGGCGCGGGAGTCGGCGATCACGACACGGTACGTCGGCGCCTTGGTCTTGCCGACGCGGCGCAAGCGAATGTGCACAGCCAATCTGTCGAATGTCCTCCTGGGAGCGGATCACGCGCGAAGGTCCAGTGTACGGGGAATACCGTTATTCGGTCTAGCGACCGCCCTGGGCCTGTCGCAGCACCCGCAGGTAACGGACAGCTGCGGCGTTGACCATGACCGGCTCGCCGGCTCGCTCGAATCGGACGTAGCCGCCTCTGGAGAGCCTCTCGGCAACGCTTGTGAGCGGCTCTTCGACGATGATCGTGTCGTCCTTCGCGAAGATGATGCTCGTCTCTTCTGCCATCGGAACAGCCTAAAGCCCGCGCATCCCGGGGATCTTTGGCAGCCGGCCGCGCGTGGCGAGCGAGCCCATCTGCTTCATCACCTTCTGCATCTCGGCGAACTGCTAGAGCAGCTGGTTCCGATGGCTACAGGCGGATGATTCGACGCGACCACGCGCTCGCGATCCACGAAAAGGGCCGCCCGGTGGACGAGCGACCCGATGCTCTCGCGCGCGTCCCGATCCTCGCGCAACTCCACCGCAGTGACGGCAGACTTCGGACTGGACAATTCTGGCGAGGAAGCGCAGCTCGAGCGCGGCTCGGTGGTCACTTCACGACGAATCCGACGTGCATACCCGCCGCGAAGTGGCCGACGAGGTT from Candidatus Limnocylindria bacterium includes:
- the rimM gene encoding ribosome maturation factor RimM (Essential for efficient processing of 16S rRNA); the protein is MGPRSTSRSISDDDLVVGYILGPHGIRGEVRIDPRTDVADRFRAGAVLECDDVGPLTVAGVRGEVAKPIVQFEGYDSRAAAESLRRRFLRVARSESRRATTGAYLWADLLGARVETPEGTWLGIVRELLRAGENDVLVIVDAAGRERLLPMLESVVKAVDLEGGRIVAVPQEEAG
- a CDS encoding KH domain-containing protein, which codes for MRTLLEHVAKQLVEDPNAVVVTEELDGDFIKLHLQVGEADVGKVIGRGGRIAKAIRALLKVMATRDGTKVNLEID
- the rpsP gene encoding 30S ribosomal protein S16 — protein: MAVHIRLRRVGKTKAPTYRVVIADSRAPRNGKFIEAIGHYDPLRDSDNLVINPERARHWIKNGARPTATARSLLVKSGLADSEVPPTVR